A portion of the Glycine max cultivar Williams 82 chromosome 10, Glycine_max_v4.0, whole genome shotgun sequence genome contains these proteins:
- the LOC100811800 gene encoding uncharacterized protein isoform X1, translated as MKHVCFKLTPQLVSMLKRQLFFLFGLVGPPLNMATEAAGSSKDNINQGHGTTENRADTPIQKGPASSEITEEFPREQHGTRQNLILDIPAISQEEARKDYARINMPLTSPPRRLIFPPGLSPVFPRSKKYPVLLVTPRGKKTSSLPVTAIAYSNPGSVHGGNLAFAETAKKELNFPIRRSRSAPMLNKEGNSPVRGMFRIVPTTLRLDEKIATTPPMTSPIHDTVKNEDGGEDIPEEEAVCRICMVELGEGGNTFKLECGCKGDLSLAHRGCAVKWFTIKGNRTCDVCKQEVQNLTVTLLRVQNGLAQNGLAQNGLAHNMLGADASRYRFWPDFAILVVINMLAYFWFHVSNMGSGTIVHCLAFSCVLGSLASFTATVMVRRNHVWIYATVQFCLVFLIEHLFFSLFHRSNIDAVTCTGMAVVMCGNFILTEILKWRGRSLAQSNQQQGSQEAVPPPDQSSTIPHQAQIGSEQTESNLGESHAQRS; from the exons ATGAAACATGTCTGCTTCAAGCTTACACCACAACTTGTCTCCATG CTCAAACGTCAgttgttttttctctttggttTGGTGGGTCCCCCACTGAACATGGCAACTGAAGCTGCAGGATCTTCCAAGGACAACATTAACCAAGGCCATGGCACTACTGAAAATAGGGCTGATACCCCAATTCAAAAG GGTCCAGCATCATCTGAAATAACCGAGGAATTCCCAAGAGAACAACATGGGACAAGGCAAAACCTTATCTTGGATATTCCTGCAATATCTCAGGAGGAAGCAAGAAAAGATTATGCGAGGATAAACATGCCTCTAACTTCTCCTCCAAGAAGACTGATTTTTCCTCCCGGTCTAAGTCCTGTTTTCCCAAGAAGCAAAAAATACCCAG TGCTACTTGTCACACCCAGAGGGAAGAAAACATCATCCTTACCGGTAACCGCAATTGCTTATTCAAATCCAGGGTCTGTACATGGAGGGAACTTGGCTTTTGCAGAAACAGCT AAGAAAGAACTGAATTTTCCAATTCGTCGGTCCCGTTCAGCACCTATGCTTAACAAAGAAGGTAACTCGCCTGTACGTGGCATGTTTCGTATAGTTCCGACCACACTACGATTAGATGAGAAAATTGCCACAACACCACCTATGACATCTCCAATTCATGATACTg TTAAAAATGAGGATGGTGGTGAAGATATTCCTGAAGAAGAAGCTGTCTGTAGAATTTGTATGGTTGAACTTGGAGAAGGTGGTAATACTTTCAAATTGGAGTGTGGCTGCAAAGGTGACCTTTCATTGGCACACAGAGGATGTGCAGTCAAATGGTTTACCATTAAAGGTAATAGAACATGCGATGTGTGCAAGCAAGAAGTTCAGAATCTAACTGTCACTCTTTTACGAGTTCAAAATGGTCTGGCACAAAATGGTCTGGCACAAAATGGTCTGGCACATAACATGCTAGGGGCTGATGCTTCTCGATACAG GTTTTGGCCGGATTTTGCCATTCTTGTTGTTATCAACATGCTGGCTTACTTTTGGTTTCAT GTGTCTAATATGGGATCTGGTACTATAGTCCATTGTCTCGCATTTTCATGTGTATTGGGTTCTCTTGCAAGCTTTACAGCTACAGTAATGG TGAGGAGAAATCATGTATGGATTTATGCAACTGTTCAGTTTTGTCTAGTGTTTCTCATTGAACATCTTTTCTTCTCACTg TTTCATAGGTCAAATATCGATGCTGTTACATGTACTGGGATGGCAGTTGTAATGTGTGGAAATTTTATTCTTACGGAGATTTTGAAGTGGAGGGGAAGATCACTGGCTCAGTCGAATCAACAACAAGGTTCCCAAGAAGCAGTACCGCCACCTGATCAATCATCTACAATCCCTCATCAAGCTCAGATTGGTTCTGAACAAACTGAAAGTAATTTGGGAGAGTCTCATGCACAGAGGAGTTGA
- the LOC100811800 gene encoding uncharacterized protein isoform X3, translating into MATEAAGSSKDNINQGHGTTENRADTPIQKGPASSEITEEFPREQHGTRQNLILDIPAISQEEARKDYARINMPLTSPPRRLIFPPGLSPVFPRSKKYPGSVHGGNLAFAETAKKELNFPIRRSRSAPMLNKEGNSPVRGMFRIVPTTLRLDEKIATTPPMTSPIHDTVKNEDGGEDIPEEEAVCRICMVELGEGGNTFKLECGCKGDLSLAHRGCAVKWFTIKGNRTCDVCKQEVQNLTVTLLRVQNGLAQNGLAQNGLAHNMLGADASRYRFWPDFAILVVINMLAYFWFHVSNMGSGTIVHCLAFSCVLGSLASFTATVMVRRNHVWIYATVQFCLVFLIEHLFFSLFHRSNIDAVTCTGMAVVMCGNFILTEILKWRGRSLAQSNQQQGSQEAVPPPDQSSTIPHQAQIGSEQTESNLGESHAQRS; encoded by the exons ATGGCAACTGAAGCTGCAGGATCTTCCAAGGACAACATTAACCAAGGCCATGGCACTACTGAAAATAGGGCTGATACCCCAATTCAAAAG GGTCCAGCATCATCTGAAATAACCGAGGAATTCCCAAGAGAACAACATGGGACAAGGCAAAACCTTATCTTGGATATTCCTGCAATATCTCAGGAGGAAGCAAGAAAAGATTATGCGAGGATAAACATGCCTCTAACTTCTCCTCCAAGAAGACTGATTTTTCCTCCCGGTCTAAGTCCTGTTTTCCCAAGAAGCAAAAAATACCCAG GGTCTGTACATGGAGGGAACTTGGCTTTTGCAGAAACAGCT AAGAAAGAACTGAATTTTCCAATTCGTCGGTCCCGTTCAGCACCTATGCTTAACAAAGAAGGTAACTCGCCTGTACGTGGCATGTTTCGTATAGTTCCGACCACACTACGATTAGATGAGAAAATTGCCACAACACCACCTATGACATCTCCAATTCATGATACTg TTAAAAATGAGGATGGTGGTGAAGATATTCCTGAAGAAGAAGCTGTCTGTAGAATTTGTATGGTTGAACTTGGAGAAGGTGGTAATACTTTCAAATTGGAGTGTGGCTGCAAAGGTGACCTTTCATTGGCACACAGAGGATGTGCAGTCAAATGGTTTACCATTAAAGGTAATAGAACATGCGATGTGTGCAAGCAAGAAGTTCAGAATCTAACTGTCACTCTTTTACGAGTTCAAAATGGTCTGGCACAAAATGGTCTGGCACAAAATGGTCTGGCACATAACATGCTAGGGGCTGATGCTTCTCGATACAG GTTTTGGCCGGATTTTGCCATTCTTGTTGTTATCAACATGCTGGCTTACTTTTGGTTTCAT GTGTCTAATATGGGATCTGGTACTATAGTCCATTGTCTCGCATTTTCATGTGTATTGGGTTCTCTTGCAAGCTTTACAGCTACAGTAATGG TGAGGAGAAATCATGTATGGATTTATGCAACTGTTCAGTTTTGTCTAGTGTTTCTCATTGAACATCTTTTCTTCTCACTg TTTCATAGGTCAAATATCGATGCTGTTACATGTACTGGGATGGCAGTTGTAATGTGTGGAAATTTTATTCTTACGGAGATTTTGAAGTGGAGGGGAAGATCACTGGCTCAGTCGAATCAACAACAAGGTTCCCAAGAAGCAGTACCGCCACCTGATCAATCATCTACAATCCCTCATCAAGCTCAGATTGGTTCTGAACAAACTGAAAGTAATTTGGGAGAGTCTCATGCACAGAGGAGTTGA
- the LOC100811800 gene encoding uncharacterized protein isoform X2, with product MKHVCFKLTPQLVSMLKRQLFFLFGLVGPPLNMATEAAGSSKDNINQGHGTTENRADTPIQKGPASSEITEEFPREQHGTRQNLILDIPAISQEEARKDYARINMPLTSPPRRLIFPPGLSPVFPRSKKYPGSVHGGNLAFAETAKKELNFPIRRSRSAPMLNKEGNSPVRGMFRIVPTTLRLDEKIATTPPMTSPIHDTVKNEDGGEDIPEEEAVCRICMVELGEGGNTFKLECGCKGDLSLAHRGCAVKWFTIKGNRTCDVCKQEVQNLTVTLLRVQNGLAQNGLAQNGLAHNMLGADASRYRFWPDFAILVVINMLAYFWFHVSNMGSGTIVHCLAFSCVLGSLASFTATVMVRRNHVWIYATVQFCLVFLIEHLFFSLFHRSNIDAVTCTGMAVVMCGNFILTEILKWRGRSLAQSNQQQGSQEAVPPPDQSSTIPHQAQIGSEQTESNLGESHAQRS from the exons ATGAAACATGTCTGCTTCAAGCTTACACCACAACTTGTCTCCATG CTCAAACGTCAgttgttttttctctttggttTGGTGGGTCCCCCACTGAACATGGCAACTGAAGCTGCAGGATCTTCCAAGGACAACATTAACCAAGGCCATGGCACTACTGAAAATAGGGCTGATACCCCAATTCAAAAG GGTCCAGCATCATCTGAAATAACCGAGGAATTCCCAAGAGAACAACATGGGACAAGGCAAAACCTTATCTTGGATATTCCTGCAATATCTCAGGAGGAAGCAAGAAAAGATTATGCGAGGATAAACATGCCTCTAACTTCTCCTCCAAGAAGACTGATTTTTCCTCCCGGTCTAAGTCCTGTTTTCCCAAGAAGCAAAAAATACCCAG GGTCTGTACATGGAGGGAACTTGGCTTTTGCAGAAACAGCT AAGAAAGAACTGAATTTTCCAATTCGTCGGTCCCGTTCAGCACCTATGCTTAACAAAGAAGGTAACTCGCCTGTACGTGGCATGTTTCGTATAGTTCCGACCACACTACGATTAGATGAGAAAATTGCCACAACACCACCTATGACATCTCCAATTCATGATACTg TTAAAAATGAGGATGGTGGTGAAGATATTCCTGAAGAAGAAGCTGTCTGTAGAATTTGTATGGTTGAACTTGGAGAAGGTGGTAATACTTTCAAATTGGAGTGTGGCTGCAAAGGTGACCTTTCATTGGCACACAGAGGATGTGCAGTCAAATGGTTTACCATTAAAGGTAATAGAACATGCGATGTGTGCAAGCAAGAAGTTCAGAATCTAACTGTCACTCTTTTACGAGTTCAAAATGGTCTGGCACAAAATGGTCTGGCACAAAATGGTCTGGCACATAACATGCTAGGGGCTGATGCTTCTCGATACAG GTTTTGGCCGGATTTTGCCATTCTTGTTGTTATCAACATGCTGGCTTACTTTTGGTTTCAT GTGTCTAATATGGGATCTGGTACTATAGTCCATTGTCTCGCATTTTCATGTGTATTGGGTTCTCTTGCAAGCTTTACAGCTACAGTAATGG TGAGGAGAAATCATGTATGGATTTATGCAACTGTTCAGTTTTGTCTAGTGTTTCTCATTGAACATCTTTTCTTCTCACTg TTTCATAGGTCAAATATCGATGCTGTTACATGTACTGGGATGGCAGTTGTAATGTGTGGAAATTTTATTCTTACGGAGATTTTGAAGTGGAGGGGAAGATCACTGGCTCAGTCGAATCAACAACAAGGTTCCCAAGAAGCAGTACCGCCACCTGATCAATCATCTACAATCCCTCATCAAGCTCAGATTGGTTCTGAACAAACTGAAAGTAATTTGGGAGAGTCTCATGCACAGAGGAGTTGA
- the LOC100811800 gene encoding uncharacterized protein isoform X4, whose translation MKHVCFKLTPQLVSMLKRQLFFLFGLVGPPLNMATEAAGSSKDNINQGHGTTENRADTPIQKGPASSEITEEFPREQHGTRQNLILDIPAISQEEARKDYARINMPLTSPPRRLIFPPGLSPVFPRSKKYPVLLVTPRGKKTSSLPVTAIAYSNPGSVHGGNLAFAETAKKELNFPIRRSRSAPMLNKEGNSPVRGMFRIVPTTLRLDEKIATTPPMTSPIHDTVKNEDGGEDIPEEEAVCRICMVELGEGGNTFKLECGCKGDLSLAHRGCAVKWFTIKGNRTCDVCKQEVQNLTVTLLRVQNGLAQNGLAQNGLAHNMLGADASRYRFWPDFAILVVINMLAYFWFHVSNMGSGTIVHCLAFSCVLGSLASFTATVMVS comes from the exons ATGAAACATGTCTGCTTCAAGCTTACACCACAACTTGTCTCCATG CTCAAACGTCAgttgttttttctctttggttTGGTGGGTCCCCCACTGAACATGGCAACTGAAGCTGCAGGATCTTCCAAGGACAACATTAACCAAGGCCATGGCACTACTGAAAATAGGGCTGATACCCCAATTCAAAAG GGTCCAGCATCATCTGAAATAACCGAGGAATTCCCAAGAGAACAACATGGGACAAGGCAAAACCTTATCTTGGATATTCCTGCAATATCTCAGGAGGAAGCAAGAAAAGATTATGCGAGGATAAACATGCCTCTAACTTCTCCTCCAAGAAGACTGATTTTTCCTCCCGGTCTAAGTCCTGTTTTCCCAAGAAGCAAAAAATACCCAG TGCTACTTGTCACACCCAGAGGGAAGAAAACATCATCCTTACCGGTAACCGCAATTGCTTATTCAAATCCAGGGTCTGTACATGGAGGGAACTTGGCTTTTGCAGAAACAGCT AAGAAAGAACTGAATTTTCCAATTCGTCGGTCCCGTTCAGCACCTATGCTTAACAAAGAAGGTAACTCGCCTGTACGTGGCATGTTTCGTATAGTTCCGACCACACTACGATTAGATGAGAAAATTGCCACAACACCACCTATGACATCTCCAATTCATGATACTg TTAAAAATGAGGATGGTGGTGAAGATATTCCTGAAGAAGAAGCTGTCTGTAGAATTTGTATGGTTGAACTTGGAGAAGGTGGTAATACTTTCAAATTGGAGTGTGGCTGCAAAGGTGACCTTTCATTGGCACACAGAGGATGTGCAGTCAAATGGTTTACCATTAAAGGTAATAGAACATGCGATGTGTGCAAGCAAGAAGTTCAGAATCTAACTGTCACTCTTTTACGAGTTCAAAATGGTCTGGCACAAAATGGTCTGGCACAAAATGGTCTGGCACATAACATGCTAGGGGCTGATGCTTCTCGATACAG GTTTTGGCCGGATTTTGCCATTCTTGTTGTTATCAACATGCTGGCTTACTTTTGGTTTCAT GTGTCTAATATGGGATCTGGTACTATAGTCCATTGTCTCGCATTTTCATGTGTATTGGGTTCTCTTGCAAGCTTTACAGCTACAGTAATGG TTTCATAG
- the LOC102660434 gene encoding uncharacterized protein: MEAWNRLHDIFQDNKHSCVVTLEYDFTHTTMEAFSSVSAYCQHLKSLSDQLKNVGFPIDNSRLVLQLVSSLTEPYKGVTTLIRQSDPLPQFYQARLMLVLEESDIKKAAQTSSSAMVVRDSDESQEMSDHSSARCTNNGGKRYPNRGNSRKNRNNTGGRDNSGAGKGGFDGGGIGGGGSNRGGGQQ, translated from the coding sequence ATGGAGGCTTGGAATAGGTTACATGATATATTCCAAGATAACAAACACTCTTGTGTCGTTACACTTGAGTATGATTTCACCCACACAACCATGGAGGCCTTTTCAAGTGTCTCTGCTTACTGTCAACATCTTAAGTCATTGTCGGATCAACTCAAGAACGTCGGCTTTCCAATCGATAACAGTAGGTTGGTTCTGCAATTGGTGTCTAGTCTCACTGAACCCTACAAGGGAGTGACCACACTCATCCGTCAAAGTGATCCCTTGCCTCAATTTTATCAAGCACGGTTGATGCTTGTTCTTGAAGAATCCGACATCAAGAAGGCGGCTCAGACCTCTTCCTCCGCCATGGTGGTTCGTGACTCGGATGAATCTCAAGAGATGTCTGATCATTCATCAGCACGCTGCACAAATAATGGTGGAAAACGGTATCCAAACCGTGGCAATTCTAGAAAGAATCGCAACAACACTGGTGGTCGTGATAACTCAGGCGCTGGCAAGGGAGGCTTTGATGGCGGGGGTATAGGTGGCGGTGGCAGCAATCGCGGGGGTGGACAACAGTAG
- the LOC100811800 gene encoding uncharacterized protein isoform X5 produces the protein MKHVCFKLTPQLVSMLKRQLFFLFGLVGPPLNMATEAAGSSKDNINQGHGTTENRADTPIQKGPASSEITEEFPREQHGTRQNLILDIPAISQEEARKDYARINMPLTSPPRRLIFPPGLSPVFPRSKKYPVLLVTPRGKKTSSLPVTAIAYSNPGSVHGGNLAFAETAKKELNFPIRRSRSAPMLNKEGNSPVRGMFRIVPTTLRLDEKIATTPPMTSPIHDTVKNEDGGEDIPEEEAVCRICMVELGEGGNTFKLECGCKGDLSLAHRGCAVKWFTIKGNRTCDVCKQEVQNLTVTLLRVQNGLAQNGLAQNGLAHNMLGADASRYRFWPDFAILVVINMLAYFWFHSIVSHFHVYWVLLQALQLQ, from the exons ATGAAACATGTCTGCTTCAAGCTTACACCACAACTTGTCTCCATG CTCAAACGTCAgttgttttttctctttggttTGGTGGGTCCCCCACTGAACATGGCAACTGAAGCTGCAGGATCTTCCAAGGACAACATTAACCAAGGCCATGGCACTACTGAAAATAGGGCTGATACCCCAATTCAAAAG GGTCCAGCATCATCTGAAATAACCGAGGAATTCCCAAGAGAACAACATGGGACAAGGCAAAACCTTATCTTGGATATTCCTGCAATATCTCAGGAGGAAGCAAGAAAAGATTATGCGAGGATAAACATGCCTCTAACTTCTCCTCCAAGAAGACTGATTTTTCCTCCCGGTCTAAGTCCTGTTTTCCCAAGAAGCAAAAAATACCCAG TGCTACTTGTCACACCCAGAGGGAAGAAAACATCATCCTTACCGGTAACCGCAATTGCTTATTCAAATCCAGGGTCTGTACATGGAGGGAACTTGGCTTTTGCAGAAACAGCT AAGAAAGAACTGAATTTTCCAATTCGTCGGTCCCGTTCAGCACCTATGCTTAACAAAGAAGGTAACTCGCCTGTACGTGGCATGTTTCGTATAGTTCCGACCACACTACGATTAGATGAGAAAATTGCCACAACACCACCTATGACATCTCCAATTCATGATACTg TTAAAAATGAGGATGGTGGTGAAGATATTCCTGAAGAAGAAGCTGTCTGTAGAATTTGTATGGTTGAACTTGGAGAAGGTGGTAATACTTTCAAATTGGAGTGTGGCTGCAAAGGTGACCTTTCATTGGCACACAGAGGATGTGCAGTCAAATGGTTTACCATTAAAGGTAATAGAACATGCGATGTGTGCAAGCAAGAAGTTCAGAATCTAACTGTCACTCTTTTACGAGTTCAAAATGGTCTGGCACAAAATGGTCTGGCACAAAATGGTCTGGCACATAACATGCTAGGGGCTGATGCTTCTCGATACAG GTTTTGGCCGGATTTTGCCATTCTTGTTGTTATCAACATGCTGGCTTACTTTTGGTTTCAT TCCATTGTCTCGCATTTTCATGTGTATTGGGTTCTCTTGCAAGCTTTACAGCTACAGTAA